The DNA window GCGGCATTGCCCAACGCCAGACGCGTTGCATGCCGTGATCAGTACCTGCACGTCGCATCGGCTACCGGCGTGGGCAACAGCAGACGTAGCCAACCAATGGCCCGAAATCGCGGGCATCAATCAAACCTTAGAAGGGGTTACACCATGAGCGGAATCAAAGTCACTGTGTTGAGCGCGGAAGTCGATGAGCGTGGCGGCACGTTCAAGGATGACGAGGGCAAGGATCGGGAATACACGACGCGCAAGCAGAAAGCCAAGCTCGAAGCAGGCGGCTTCGCGTATCCCCTTGATGTGCGCTTG is part of the Xanthomonas fragariae genome and encodes:
- a CDS encoding single-stranded DNA-binding protein is translated as MSGIKVTVLSAEVDERGGTFKDDEGKDREYTTRKQKAKLEAGGFAYPLDVRLEKGQSAYQPGEYELDLEAMVTVNKGAINYSKFHVLRPLKAPARVAA